In Atribacterota bacterium, the genomic window CGATGTTGAGAGCAAGAAGATTCGCTGTGGCGTTCTGACTCAGCAGAGCCAGCTGGGTGCTATCCAATCCATTTCCCTGGCTAACATCCTGACCATCAATGGCTACACCAATGAGATTCAAATACAGGCTGAGATTCAGAGGTATCGAAGAATTACCACCACTTCCGTTTGAAGCCGGGGTACTAACTATCCCGGTGGAAGCACTCTCAAAGACCGGAACGGGCGCATTTCCTCCATCATTCCTCCCCCCGGGAGAACCCAAGGAAAACAATTTATGCCCCCGATTGATTCTACTGTTGAATGCGTACACAGGGTCTAAGCTCCGTATGGCTCGATTGGAAGCCCATATACTCCCGGTCAAGGACAAAATCAGTAGAACTGCAAGACCGAGAAACACCAATCCCTTTCTATAGACCATAACGATTACCTCCTTTGAAGGTGTGAACCTGGGGTTTTAGCCCCAGGTTCAGAATAAATTGAAAATGACTTACCCCTTACTCAATCCTCTTCGTTATAACTATCTTCGATATTGAGTTTTACCCGGTTAATTCTTTTGACTTTGGCGATGACTGTGTTGATTACGTCAGCATTACTTTGATTCTGTGCCACCTGTGATCCCTGTTGGTCCACGAGCGCGATATTGCCGGTGACGGCGAGAGAGCCGCTAAGGGCTATTGCCCCAGCGTCACCACCTGCGTTGCCACCTTCTGGACCATTATCATCAGACAAGCTCCATATCGGTGGTAACCCACCATAGCTTTGTGCATCAGCGTTACCAGAGTTCGACATTGCGTTGCCAGAAACCTGAAAGACCAGAACGTTCTGTTCCCCACAATTCCAGCTCCACTGGGTGACTGTTGCTCCTCCTACCGCATTGAAAATGGCAATTGTCGTGGTATTGTCCTTCTCCCCATAGTCCAGTTCAAACTGTGCTGCATAGGCCAGACCTAACCCGAGAACTAGCGCCAGTACCATGGATACCAAAAGCACCTTTTTCACCACTAAAACCTCCCTTGTGTAGATTTTGTATCTCTATTCTCTAATGGGGGACAAGGGAGCTGAAGGGTCAGAAGTCAGAAGAGAAAGGGGAAATTTCAACTTGACATTCGGGACTTTATCCCAAAGGTCAAAATTGGTTTTGAGGGAGAAACAGGGACGAAAGTCCCTGTTTCTCTATTAATCCCAGCCGAGGAGTTCGGTCTTACGAATTCTCCAGTTTCCTTCGACCTTGGCAAGGGTGATTCGTAAATGGTCGGTACCACCATACACTGAGCCTTCAGACTCCTGTACCCAGATTTCATCAACCGTGACCACCACGTTTTCTTCGTCGACCACGGTGATTTTTAAGTTCTGGAAGCTGTCTTCCTGGACAGTTCCAGCCATAAAAGTTTCTCGGATGAACATTTTGAGGGTTTCGGTGGTGGTGATGGTGATCGAGGTCCCTTCGGGTTCGGTGAACTCAAAGGGTAAAGTATAGAAAGGGATAACCTGTTCCACATCGTTTGATTCCATGGCGTTCCCCAGATCAGTAAAAAACCGGTTGATTTCTGCTCCAATCTGGGCAATGGTATCTGGTGGTAGCGTCACGGTCGAAGTAGAACACCCAGCCATGAAAAACATAAAAAGCGAAAGTAAGAGTAAAACCAGGGAATTTTTCATTTTTATACCTCCCTATTTTGATTGTCGGTTCTCTTCGTTTGGTGATAGGCCCTCACGAAGGGAAAAGACCACTAACTTCACTCGATCCTCGAGGTTGAGCTTGTTGAGAATATTGGTTACGTAGTTTTTCACCGTTTTTTCGCTCAGGAAGAGTTCTTGAGCGATAGTCCGATTGTCCTTTCCCTGAACAATGAGTTGCAACACCTCCTTTTCTCTTCGGGTCAGTTCATGGAAAGCCCTTAACGTATTTGGCTCGGAATGGAGAAGCTGGAATCCCTGTGTCAGGTGCTGAGCCATTTCTGTCCCAATGACGATGTCTCCTTGGAGGGCTGTCTGGATGTCGTTGATAATTCTGGTAAAAGGAGCGCTTTTCAGGATGTATCCAGAAGCACCAAGAGAGAGCGCTTCAAGAAGGCTATGTCCTGAAACATCCATGGTCAGAATGAGAATCCGTAAAAGCGGCATGTTTTCGCGCAGGATTTTCACAACCTCAAGGCCACTTAGCCCTGGAAGATGGAGATCCACAAGGACCAGGTCCGGTTTTTCAAATGGGATACCTTGCAGTGCTTCTTCCCCGTTCTGGTAAATTACACAGTGACCCAGCTTTTCTTTTTCCTCGACGAGGGCTTTCAAGCCCTCGGCAAAGAGGAGATGGTCATCAACGATGGCAATTTTTAGCTTTTTCTTGGGCTTTTTACCCATAGATAGGAAGCACCACCTTTATCATTGTTCCTTGACCCGGTGACGAGGAAACCTGTAGGGACCCCTGTTTAAGGACCACCTGCTGTTTCAGAAAATTGAGACCGTGTGCAGGAGGCAGGTGTTGCATTGCAAAGCCTTTACCATCATCACGAATGAGAAGATACATTTTGTCCCTCCAGGTTCCTATTTTTATCCAGATTTGCTTTGCTTGAGCATGTTTTAGAATATTATTCAAGGCCTCGGTGATAACCTGGAGAACGATTTCCTGGGTTTCGGGGGACAGTATGGAATTGGGGAGACTGACCTTTAGCGTATAGCGTGGTTTCTTTTCTTCCAGTAGGAGGCGGTGTTCAAGAACCTCAACGATTTTTCCCTGCAAAGGGCGCTTTTCATCGATACTTTTTTGCATGGTTTTTAGAACAGCTCGAGAGTAATCCAGGCATCGACAGAGAACTGAATCGACTTTATGCAGTGTAAAGGAAATTTCTTGAGGGTCAAAGGGTTTGCAAATTATTTTTCCTTGGCGTACTTCGATGTAGAGTTTTACTCCAGCCAGGTCCTGAGTCAGGTTATTGTGGAGTTCCCTGGGCGAGTTTGAGCTGTTCCTGACGACGGACCAGAGCTTCGGTGTCACGTAGGAGTAAGTGGTTTTGCAGGAGTACTCCCGCAAGGGAGAGAAGGAGAGTCAGTGAAATTCTGTGGTATTGAGAAAGGGGTTTAACGAGAAAGAAAAGCAGCACACCCAAGGATTTTTGGTTACAGGTCATGGGGTAAATTTCCACAGCGATGTGGTTCTGCATGGTTGAGAAATGTTCCTGGAGAAAAGGGTACATCCTGAATTCCATTTGCAAATACTGGGGAGTGGTGTCTTTCCATGCCCTTTTGATGTATGGGGAGAGGAATTTCTGGCTTTGTCCCACCATGGTAGAGAGAAGATGACTTTTTGAGGAGAGAATGCCGGAGAAGCGGTAAAAAGTGGTGCATGAAGCACTGCGAAGCGGGCACCGGCGTAATCACGAGATGTTTCTGTGATGTTCTGCAGCATTACTTCGATGGGAGCAAGAACGGAATCCTGTAAGAGTTTGGTAAAGCCATCCTGTAGAGTCAACGTGATTTTTTCTTCTTCCTCTCTGCAATGGATTTGTCCAGCTAGAGCAGAGATTTCCTCAATCAGCAATTTGAGAAAAATAACTTGATTGTTGGGAAAGGTTCCCCTTCTTTTGTTGATAGAAACAATGCCGATCACGTGTTTTCTTGAATCGATGAGCGGAAAGCATATTGAACACAATTCTCGCTCTCGCCGGTAGTTGAAGTGAGAAGGCAATGGATGCTGTTTGTCAATAAAGATTATCCTTTTCCTTTGATAAATCAAGCTGGTGACTCCTTTGCGGGTGTCAATTCCTTCCCCCAACCTCTCTAATCTCAAGCCCTTGGATGCCACAACTTTAAAATTTTCGCTTTCACCGTCGTAAAGGGCAATGCTTCCCGAAGAGCACTGGAAGCGTTTTATAATCTTTCCTAAAAAATCCCTGAAAATCTCTTGGTCCTGAACGTGCATAGAAAACTCCTTCTAAACGGGATTTTGGAACAGGGTAAACATGTGACTGGACGCTTCGCAATGTAGGACTATAGGTACTTTTTTGGGGAATGGATTCCGTTGTACCATTAATGCGGTGTAAAAAAATGAAGAAGAGAAAGGTGCGGGTATTTCTCATTGATGGGAGTCGTCTCTTTGTTGAGGCTTTTATCTTTTTGTGTAAACGGGATAAAAAGATGTCCGTCGTTGGATTTTCTTTGACTGGTGAAGGAATCTTGCCAGAATTGCGGAGAAAAAAGCCCAACATGGTGATTATCGACGTAGCAGTTGTGGGTATTGATGGATTAGCTCTTGTTCGCTCAATTTCTTCAGAATTCAAGAGCACCAAAGTGATGGTTCTCTCGCTATACGATACGCCGGAATTGGTGGAACAGGCTCTCCAGAGTGGAGCGTGTGCATTTCTTGTGAAAGGAATTTCTGGCCAGAAGATTCTGGAAACCATTTGCCAGATCATGAGTTAACAAACCCCTCCTTTATAACTGATCTTAATCAAAAAATCCAGATGGGCAATAGGAAATCTTTCCTAATTTTTATTCGTGGCTTTCCTATTTTTGTGGTTCAGAATAAAATTGGAAGAAATAGTCTTTTCCTCCATTTCTTGGTATATAATGAGAAAAACCTTATCTAAAGGAGAGAGAAAGGTGAAAAGACAAACGTTCTTTGTGGGGATTATGGTTTTAGCAGTTCTTTTTTGGGGAATCGTTTTCGCTCAGGAGGAAATCAATCTTCTTGAAGAGGTCAAAGCGTTACTTACCGAAGGGGAACTCGAGGAAGCACAGCAGAAGTTAGAGGTGGTTCGTCTGAGCCTGTGGAATAAGCTCCCCATGCGGGTGGAAAAGGCAACGTTTGTGGAAGAAAGAACCCAGAGTTTTGGTGCTTTTCGCAAGAGGGCTTCGAATGTATTTGCTAAAGGAGAAACCATTTTTGTTTATGGGGAACCTAAAAACTATACGATTCTCAACGAAGACGATCTCTATCATATCTTTTTCGTCATGGATTTTCATCTTTATGACCGTGAGGGAAATGAGTTAACGAACCAAAAGGAATTTGGTTCGTTCCGATATATCACCCAGAGCCCGATTTTTGGGGCTTTTCTGGATGTGTTCTTCAATTCGGAAGGACTTGAGGTGGGTGACTATATTCTGGAAGTGGTGGTGCGGGACAAATTTTCGGAAAAAAGCGCTAACTTTAGGCTACCGTTCAAGATAAGGTAGTTTGGTGCTTGAGTAAAAGTAGAGGGTAGAGGGAGAAGTGGGATTCAAGAAACTGTCAATCGCGTTTGGTGGATTGTGTATTCGGTTACACTGAGATGCATTTTCTGAAGGTGAATATGTCCGGGGACGGAAGAAATGGGGATAAATGATATTGGGGCAACCTTCATTCCTTCCAAGGGAATTCCGGTACCATCACATTCGGATGGAATTTGTCTCAACGCTTCGGTGTGGCTGAGGGAGGGCTCGTTATCGGTAAGGGACAGGTAGTGGATATAAAACTCCAGGAGTTAGCCCACCGGTTGGGAAAATAGAGGGGGTGATATGGTGGACCTGGCGCCGCTTATGAGAGGGGCTATGATTGCAGTGCGAGACTGTATGGGAGTGAGAGCTGGAGAACGTGTTTTAGTGATTACTGATACTGGAAAGTTGAAATTGGCAGAGCCTTTCTTCCTGGCCCTCCATGCTCTTGGAGTTGATGGGACCCTTCTTATTATGACTCCGCGTTCGTACCACGCGGAGGAACCACCCCGGGAAGTAAGGGCAGCGCTTTCTGCTTGT contains:
- a CDS encoding response regulator transcription factor, whose amino-acid sequence is MGKKPKKKLKIAIVDDHLLFAEGLKALVEEKEKLGHCVIYQNGEEALQGIPFEKPDLVLVDLHLPGLSGLEVVKILRENMPLLRILILTMDVSGHSLLEALSLGASGYILKSAPFTRIINDIQTALQGDIVIGTEMAQHLTQGFQLLHSEPNTLRAFHELTRREKEVLQLIVQGKDNRTIAQELFLSEKTVKNYVTNILNKLNLEDRVKLVVFSLREGLSPNEENRQSK
- a CDS encoding ATP-binding protein: MQKSIDEKRPLQGKIVEVLEHRLLLEEKKPRYTLKVSLPNSILSPETQEIVLQVITEALNNILKHAQAKQIWIKIGTWRDKMYLLIRDDGKGFAMQHLPPAHGLNFLKQQVVLKQGSLQVSSSPGQGTMIKVVLPIYG
- a CDS encoding GAF domain-containing protein; translated protein: MHVQDQEIFRDFLGKIIKRFQCSSGSIALYDGESENFKVVASKGLRLERLGEGIDTRKGVTSLIYQRKRIIFIDKQHPLPSHFNYRRERELCSICFPLIDSRKHVIGIVSINKRRGTFPNNQVIFLKLLIEEISALAGQIHCREEEEKITLTLQDGFTKLLQDSVLAPIEVMLQNITETSRDYAGARFAVLHAPLFTASPAFSPQKVIFSLPWWDKARNSSPHTSKGHGKTPLPSICKWNSGCTLFSRNISQPCRTTSLWKFTP
- a CDS encoding response regulator transcription factor encodes the protein MKKRKVRVFLIDGSRLFVEAFIFLCKRDKKMSVVGFSLTGEGILPELRRKKPNMVIIDVAVVGIDGLALVRSISSEFKSTKVMVLSLYDTPELVEQALQSGACAFLVKGISGQKILETICQIMS